From the Bacteroidia bacterium genome, one window contains:
- a CDS encoding type II toxin-antitoxin system Phd/YefM family antitoxin, whose product MAIFTVTEARANLYRLVDETADSHEPIIIQGKRSRAVLISEGDWRSMQETMHLLGIPGVRESIRLGMETPLEECDGEPGW is encoded by the coding sequence ATGGCAATATTCACCGTCACCGAAGCGCGCGCCAATCTCTACCGGCTGGTGGATGAGACGGCGGATTCGCATGAGCCCATCATCATACAGGGCAAGCGCTCGCGGGCCGTCCTGATTTCCGAGGGGGACTGGCGTTCCATGCAGGAAACCATGCACTTGCTCGGCATTCCGGGAGTGCGCGAATCCATTCGCCTCGGCATGGAAACTCCTCTCGAAGAGTGCGACGGCGAGCCCGGCTGGTAA
- a CDS encoding glycosyltransferase family 2 protein, with the protein MSTTRQLSVIIPVRNEEGNVKPLCEGLLAVLSDITAEYEIIFIDDGSTDGTFAGVKEFSTRDARITGISLSRNFGHQIALLAGMRRSRGEIVISMDGDLQHPPEVIPTLLQKHLEGFDIVNTRRIDASDTGYVKKLTSRWFYHVLNFLGEVQVQPGSADFRLMSRRAVEAFLAIPERDRFTRGLVSWMGFPQAVVEYTARPRLSGRTKYSPAAMLRFALSGITSFSSRPLHLSFYLGIMISLAGLLYAVYAVVMFFAGRTITGWASILVSVLIIGGVILVSLGIIGEYIARIFHEVKSRPLYFIKDETGEQKKNNEQP; encoded by the coding sequence ATGAGCACGACACGACAGCTATCAGTCATCATTCCGGTTCGAAACGAGGAAGGAAATGTCAAACCTCTCTGCGAAGGCCTTCTGGCGGTATTGTCCGATATCACAGCGGAGTATGAAATCATTTTCATCGACGACGGCAGCACCGACGGCACCTTCGCGGGAGTCAAGGAGTTCAGCACACGCGACGCGCGTATCACGGGCATCTCGCTCTCCCGCAATTTCGGCCATCAGATCGCGCTGCTCGCAGGCATGCGGCGTAGCAGGGGAGAAATCGTCATCAGCATGGACGGCGACCTGCAGCATCCACCGGAAGTTATTCCGACACTTCTGCAAAAACATCTCGAGGGCTTCGACATCGTCAATACGCGGCGCATCGATGCTTCCGATACCGGATATGTCAAAAAATTGACTTCAAGGTGGTTTTACCACGTGCTGAATTTTCTCGGCGAGGTACAGGTGCAGCCGGGTTCGGCGGACTTCCGGCTGATGAGCAGAAGGGCGGTGGAGGCCTTTCTCGCCATCCCCGAGCGCGACCGTTTCACGCGCGGGCTCGTCAGCTGGATGGGATTCCCGCAGGCGGTGGTGGAGTATACGGCGCGACCTCGTCTGAGCGGGCGAACGAAATACAGTCCCGCTGCGATGCTGCGCTTTGCTCTGAGCGGAATCACTTCCTTCTCCTCCCGGCCGTTGCACCTGTCATTCTATCTCGGGATTATGATTTCTCTCGCGGGCCTGCTGTATGCGGTGTATGCGGTGGTCATGTTTTTCGCCGGCCGCACCATCACCGGTTGGGCGTCCATACTGGTCTCCGTGCTCATTATCGGAGGTGTGATTCTCGTCAGTCTCGGGATCATCGGGGAATATATCGCCCGCATTTTTCATGAAGTAAAATCGCGTCCGTTGTACTTTATCAAGGACGAAACGGGCGAGCAGAAAAAGAACAACGAGCAACCATGA
- a CDS encoding Txe/YoeB family addiction module toxin — protein MRIIVFTRQAQADARKIEAAGLRTNAERLLETLREDPFASYPRYENLLGDLRGAYSRRINIQHRLVYQVLREEGLVKVLRMWTHYE, from the coding sequence ATGAGGATCATCGTATTCACCAGGCAGGCGCAGGCCGACGCGAGAAAAATTGAAGCCGCCGGCCTCCGCACGAATGCCGAACGATTGCTGGAAACTCTCAGGGAAGATCCGTTCGCGTCCTATCCCCGTTACGAAAATCTGCTTGGCGACCTGCGGGGAGCATACTCCCGCCGCATCAACATACAGCACCGACTGGTGTATCAGGTGCTGCGGGAAGAGGGGTTGGTGAAAGTACTGCGGATGTGGACACATTATGAGTAG
- a CDS encoding GNAT family N-acetyltransferase, with product MTVRATDWTDARALAWWHGCYTAGSLYRNTFFQSPEWVLTWKRHYVDTHPRREALLLTAEEQGRLIALAPLFLHTRHFGPFRGWRSLHLMGERLAQYPDIVTDAAVPEAVWTAILGYLEDTYPDAWLEIRDALPESTAFGLSGVVAEEGECYLRLPLRGLTPETLETSATDHMRRELSRARNRLATDATWHWEFTTAPDEAVLSALILLNRQRFGSASWFEDAASQSFFLDLCAVAGGESWCAVLRHEGMIVSILMGHTHGDSMLYLLSGMDTQYRSLSPGTMNLGRTIAHAAASGYAYFDFLRGEEAYKREFHPEERLSRHLLRVPPAARFRKHVADSARRLFVRAERKRRNA from the coding sequence ATGACGGTCCGCGCGACAGACTGGACGGACGCGCGAGCTCTGGCGTGGTGGCATGGGTGCTATACTGCGGGCTCGCTGTACCGAAACACCTTTTTTCAATCGCCGGAATGGGTGCTGACCTGGAAGAGGCACTATGTCGATACGCATCCCCGGAGAGAAGCTCTGCTGCTCACCGCAGAGGAACAGGGACGCCTGATCGCGCTCGCTCCGTTGTTTTTGCATACCAGACATTTCGGTCCGTTTCGCGGCTGGCGCTCCCTGCATCTCATGGGCGAGCGTCTGGCGCAGTACCCGGATATCGTGACGGATGCAGCGGTTCCCGAGGCGGTGTGGACCGCCATTCTCGGGTATCTCGAAGACACCTATCCCGATGCCTGGCTGGAAATCCGTGATGCGCTGCCGGAATCCACGGCCTTCGGCCTGTCCGGTGTTGTTGCAGAGGAAGGGGAATGCTACCTCCGTCTGCCATTGCGCGGTCTGACACCGGAAACGCTCGAAACCTCCGCCACGGATCATATGCGACGGGAATTGTCGCGTGCCCGGAATCGTCTCGCCACGGATGCGACGTGGCATTGGGAATTCACGACAGCTCCCGACGAGGCGGTGCTGTCTGCATTGATCCTTCTGAACCGCCAGCGTTTCGGCAGCGCATCGTGGTTTGAAGACGCAGCCAGCCAAAGTTTTTTTCTCGACCTCTGCGCTGTGGCCGGTGGCGAAAGCTGGTGCGCGGTGCTGCGGCATGAGGGGATGATCGTGTCCATACTCATGGGACATACGCACGGGGACAGCATGCTGTATCTGCTCTCCGGCATGGATACGCAGTATCGGTCGCTCAGTCCCGGGACGATGAATCTGGGTCGCACCATAGCGCATGCCGCTGCATCGGGGTATGCCTATTTCGATTTTCTTCGCGGTGAAGAAGCATACAAAAGGGAATTCCATCCGGAAGAGAGACTGTCGCGGCACCTTCTGCGCGTCCCGCCGGCGGCCAGATTCCGCAAGCACGTCGCGGACAGTGCACGACGCCTGTTCGTCCGCGCGGAAAGGAAGCGTCGCAATGCCTGA
- a CDS encoding GNAT family N-acetyltransferase, which produces MPDLLHHLHFFRATTGGHSEIPPETFRLATTPTQLPPMPKALVPFRDIHASRFAEGHAAVLGESNGTLAFIAWLAFGTLRIDELARTWHIPERSAVLYDVNTMPEHRGRGLYTSALRWVLGTLAGMNVSRCWIYAEQSNTASLRGIAKAGFAHIGSMRSFRIGNCALRLGRVAESGL; this is translated from the coding sequence ATGCCTGACCTGCTCCATCATCTGCATTTCTTCCGTGCGACGACTGGCGGACACTCCGAAATTCCCCCGGAGACATTTCGTCTCGCTACGACACCCACACAGCTGCCCCCTATGCCGAAAGCCCTTGTGCCATTCCGTGATATTCATGCTTCGCGTTTCGCGGAAGGCCATGCCGCCGTGCTCGGCGAAAGCAACGGTACCCTGGCGTTCATCGCCTGGCTGGCGTTCGGAACATTGCGCATCGATGAACTCGCCCGCACCTGGCATATTCCGGAGCGAAGCGCGGTACTGTACGATGTGAACACCATGCCCGAGCATCGCGGCCGCGGTCTGTATACGTCCGCGCTCCGATGGGTATTGGGAACGCTGGCCGGAATGAACGTCTCCCGCTGCTGGATCTATGCGGAACAGAGCAACACCGCATCGCTGCGAGGCATAGCGAAGGCGGGCTTCGCGCACATCGGAAGCATGCGATCATTCCGAATCGGTAACTGTGCCCTTCGGCTGGGGCGCGTCGCAGAGAGCGGACTATGA
- a CDS encoding PIG-L family deacetylase, with protein sequence MMLLRQILDRLRQRRLQLRARQLTDFAFDTLATVYPRPLEWRGPPQRVLVLTPHADDETFGAGGSMLLHADRGDTQHIILFSDNAASIDDTSLETREKVALREAEFDAASACVPGLRTTALRLGEKDFHENIPAPPAFVRQLVEFQPDVLYLPSLFDNHRDHRVLNIWLSRTLRTHKDVRPLIRGFEVWSPLPATVVADITSRVEDKKNMMRCYPSQLRAIDYEHHILGLNAYRAMTFGSTARFAEAFLELPSDAYLTLGNSVFHL encoded by the coding sequence ATGATGCTCCTTCGACAGATACTGGACCGCTTGCGACAGCGGCGCCTGCAACTACGGGCACGGCAACTCACGGATTTTGCTTTCGACACGCTGGCGACGGTGTATCCGCGTCCACTCGAATGGCGCGGACCGCCTCAGCGCGTGCTGGTGCTCACCCCCCATGCCGACGACGAGACTTTCGGAGCGGGAGGAAGCATGCTGCTCCACGCCGATCGCGGAGATACGCAGCACATCATCCTTTTTTCCGACAATGCGGCCAGCATCGACGACACGTCACTGGAAACGCGGGAGAAGGTGGCACTGCGCGAAGCGGAGTTCGACGCCGCCTCCGCGTGCGTACCCGGTCTGCGAACAACAGCACTGCGCCTGGGCGAGAAGGATTTTCACGAAAATATTCCCGCACCACCCGCATTTGTTCGTCAACTCGTTGAGTTTCAGCCCGATGTTTTGTATCTTCCTTCGTTATTCGATAATCATCGCGATCATCGGGTACTCAATATCTGGTTATCCCGGACACTCCGTACGCACAAGGACGTCCGGCCCCTCATACGGGGTTTCGAAGTGTGGAGTCCATTGCCCGCCACCGTCGTTGCCGATATCACCAGCCGCGTGGAAGACAAAAAGAACATGATGCGTTGTTATCCGTCCCAGTTACGCGCCATCGATTACGAGCATCATATCCTCGGTCTCAACGCCTACAGGGCAATGACGTTCGGATCAACGGCACGCTTCGCGGAAGCATTTCTTGAATTGCCTTCCGATGCGTATCTTACACTCGGAAATTCGGTTTTTCACTTGTAG